The following proteins are co-located in the Armatimonadota bacterium genome:
- a CDS encoding amidophosphoribosyltransferase (Catalyzes first step of the de novo purine nucleotide biosynthetic pathway) produces MRMDHPNDECGVFGIHAPGLDVARLAYFGLFALQHRGQESAGISVADVDSIATYKEMGLVSQVFHEEVLSGMRGHAAIGHTRYSTTGSSVLRNAQPIQVDSVYGPIAVAHNGNLLNAAELRSQLQDDGV; encoded by the coding sequence ATGAGAATGGACCACCCCAATGATGAATGCGGCGTCTTCGGCATCCACGCCCCCGGCCTCGATGTCGCCCGCCTGGCATATTTCGGGCTTTTCGCCCTTCAGCACCGCGGCCAGGAGTCCGCCGGAATCTCCGTCGCCGATGTCGATTCCATCGCCACCTACAAAGAGATGGGACTCGTCTCCCAGGTCTTCCATGAGGAAGTCCTCTCCGGTATGCGCGGCCACGCCGCCATCGGCCACACCCGCTACTCCACCACCGGCTCCAGCGTCCTCCGAAACGCCCAGCCCATCCAGGTCGATTCCGTCTACGGACCCATCGCCGTCGCGCACAACGGCAACCTCCTCAACGCCGCCGAGTTGCGATCCCAGCTCCAGGACGATGGCGTC